The following are encoded in a window of Salmo trutta chromosome 9, fSalTru1.1, whole genome shotgun sequence genomic DNA:
- the LOC115199785 gene encoding rap guanine nucleotide exchange factor 1 isoform X4, which yields MSGKIESKQDSQRSHLSSFTMKLMDKFHSPKIKRTPSKKVSKPPLEHSVKTAEKPANKGLSRLEEHEKDVVSALRYFKTIIDKMVVDKKVLEMLPGSASKVLEAILPLVQVEPRIQHSSAVSSCLNRVYQSLGNLIRWSDQVMLEGVNLEDKETIVTVTTVIKAVLDGVKELVKLTIEKQEHPSPTSPVKPVPPAALTESAAEPPAKEKESLDKSSATTQSTEVLTEPTEEEAEEVAPPKPPLPGVKMAEHHPPALPPKKRQSAPSPTRVAVVAPMSHATSGSGLPMGTSLHKQEYEVDALQRRLSGGSHSYGGESPRLSPCNSMGKLSKSDEQLSWTVDSGQCSRNTSCETLDTTDHYDPDYDFLHQDLSSLEQMPPLPVGGCLSPLPESHSESSSPSPCPGPGPPMAQPHFTPAYPSPQPSLQGSSTSPLYSRMTPALPPPALPEKKRRSGASSGLSDGSYSGSSWRVSFERHPSQYDNLMEEDMPPVPPFPLFTPGVSPMIMCHAGDGFVSEFCASETADVPQSPPPLPEKKSRHILKYMQFVEDYSEPQPSLFYQTPQSESIYEQRNKRFQEVYSFNDSYSSNDSVHEPVPPPALPPKQRQLSESANEEVGEGEYVNLYSSSQAKGDGPLSRRDSSAIDDSLEDTASENPLCKDTCNDSRRQKSSEEGPSSEETDELSLIDHMEIMSRITLKQESDDGPDVRAGSGDILLVHATETDRKDLVLYCEAFLTTYRTFITPEDLIKKLHCRYTRFSHSPDTFKKRVSKNTFFVLVRVVDELCLVEMTEDILKQLMDLVFRLVCNGELSLARVLRKNILDKVEQRKLLRYTNSLKPLAARGVAARPGTLHDFRSHEIADQLTLLDAELFYKIEIPEVLLWAKEQNEEKSPNLTQFTEHFNNMSYWVRSIIILQEKAQDREKLLLKFIKIMKHLRKLNNFNSYLAILSALDSAPIRRLEWQKTTSEGLEEYCTLIDSSSSFRAYRAALADVEPPCIPYLGLILQDLTFVHLGNPDLINGKVNFSKRWQQFNILDSMRRFQQVHYDLKHNDDIVSFFNDFSDHLAEEALWELSLKIKPRNITRRKTEREEKT from the exons acTCCCAACGCTCCCATTTGTCTTCCTTCACCATGAAGCTTATGGACAAGTTCCACTCTCCCAAAATCAAAAGGACGCCCTCAAAGAAAGTCAGTAAGCCACCTTTAGAACATAGCGTCAAGACTGCGGAGAAACCTGCTAACAAG GGTCTGAGTCGGTTAGAGGAGCATGAGAAAGACGTGGTCAGTGCCTTGCGTTACTTCAAGACCATCATTGACAAGATGGTGGTGGACAAGAAGGTGCTGGAGATGTTACCAGGGTCTGCCAGTAAGGTCCTGGAGGCCATCCTGCCTTTAGTCCAAGTGGAACCAAGGATCCAGCACAG TTCAGCGGTGTCATCTTGTCTTAACCGTGTGTACCAGAGCCTGGGCAATCTCATTCGCTGGTCCGACCAAGTCATGCTGGAGGGGGTCAACCTGGAAGATAAAGAAACCATCGTTACCGTCACCACTGTGATCAAGGCAGTGCTCGACGGTGTTAAG GAGCTGGTGAAACTGACCATAGAGAAACAGGAGCATCCCTCCCCTACGTCTCCTGTCAAACCAGTGCCACCAGCCGCCCTGACCGAGAG CGCTGCAGAGCCACCTGCCAAAGAGAAGGAGAGTCTGGACAAGAGTTCAGCCACAACCCAATCTACGGAAGTCCTGACTGAACCCACTGAGGAAGAAGCAGAGGAGGTGGCCCCTCCGAAACCCCCTCTCCCTGGTGTAAAGATGGCTGAACACCA tcctccagcTCTTCCTCCAAAGAAGCGCCAGTCGGCGCCCTCCCCCACTCGGGTGGCAGTGGTGGCCCCCATGAGCCACGCCACCAGTGGCTCCGGTCTTCCCATGGGCACCAGCCTCCACAAACAG GAGTACGAGGTGGACGCGTTGCAGCGGCGCCTCTCAGGGGGCAGCCATTCGTACGGAGGGGAGTCGCCGCGCCTGTCGCCCTGCAACAGCATGGGCAAGCTGAGCAAGTCGGACGAGCAGCTGTCCTGGACCGTGGACAGTGGACAGTGCTCACGCAACACCAGCTGTGAGACCCTGG ACACCACAGACCACTACGACCCGGACTACGACTTCCTGCACCAGGACCTGTCCAGCCTGGAACAGATGCCTCCCCTGCCGGTGGGGGGGTGCCTCAGCCCCCTGCCCGAGTCCCACAGCgagtcctcctctccttccccgtGCCCTGGCCCCGGCCCACCCATGGCCCAACCCCACTTCACCCCTGCCTACCCCTCCCCCCAGCCGTCCCTCCAGGGCTCCTCCACGTCCCCCCTCTACTCCCGCATGACTCCCGCATTGCCGCCCCCCGCCCTGCCAGAAAAGAAGCGCCGCAGCGGTGCCAGCTCGGGCCTCTCCGACGGCTCCTACTCGGGCTCCTCCTGGCGCGTCTCCTTCGAGCGTCATCCGTCCCAGTATGACAACCTCATGGAGGAGGACATGCCGCCTGTGCCCCCCTTCCCCCTGTTCACGCCTGGCGTCTCACCCATGATCATGTGCCACGCCGGCGATGGGTTTGTGTCTGAGTTCTGTGCCAGCGAGACGGCAGACGTCCCCCAGAGTCCACCCCCACTCCCCGAGAAGAAGAGCCGCCACA TACTGAAGTACATGCAGTTTGTGGAGGACTACTCGGAGCCCCAGCCCTCACTCTTCTACCAGACACCGCAGAGCGAGAGCATCTACGAGCAACGCAACAAGCGCTTCCAGGAAGTCTACAGCTTCAACGACTCGTATAGCAGCAATGACTCTGTTCATGAGCCCGTCCCACCCCCGGCACTGCCACCCAAACAGAGGCAGCTG AGTGAAAGCGCTAATGAGGAAGTCGGGGAGGGAGAGTACGTCAATCTGTACTCATCCAGCCAAGCCAAAGGAGACGGGCCGCTCTCCCGCCGA GACTCATCCGCCATAGATGACTCACTGGAGGACACTGCCTCAGAGAACCCACTGTGCAAGGACACGTGCAATGACAG ccgaAGGCAAAAGTCCTCAGAAGAAGGGCCGAGTAGCGAGGAGACGGATGAACTTTCCCTCATCGATCACATGGAGATCATGTCCCGGATAACACTAAAGCAGGAG AGCGACGACGGTCCAGATGTCCGAGCCGGATCGGGGGATATTTTATTAGTCCACGCCACGGAAACAGACCGCAAAG ATCTTGTCTTGTACTGTGAGGCTTTCCTGACGACGTACAGAACGTTTATAACCCCCGAGGACCTCATCAAAAAGCTGCACTGCAG ATACACCAGATTTAGTCACAGCCCAGACACCTTCAAGAAGAGAGTCAGCAAAAACACCTTCTTCGTTCTGGTCCGTGTGGTGGACGAGCTGTG tctggtgGAGATGACGGAGGACATCCTGAAGCAGCTGATGGACCTGGTGTTCAGGCTGGTGTGTAACGGCGAGCTGAGCCTGGCCCGCGTGCTCCGCAAGAACATCCTGGACAAGGTGGAGCAGAGGAAGTTGCTACGCTACACCAACTCCCTTAAACCACTGGCCGCGCGAGGTGTCGCTGCCAG ACCAGGGACCCTGCATGATTTCCGCAGTCACGAGATTGCTGACCAGCTAACTCTCCTGGACGCGGAGCTCTTCTACAAAATTGAG ATCCCTGAGGTGTTGCTTTGGGCTAAGGAGCAGAACGAGGAAAAGAGTCCCAACCTCACACAATTCACAGAGCACTTTAACAACATGTCATACTG GGTACGCTCCATAATCATTCTGCAGGAGAAAGCCCAGGACCGAGAAAAGCTCCtccttaaattcatcaaaataatgaAG CACTTACGGAAGCTAAATAATTTCAACTCGTATTTGGCAATATTATCTGCCTTGGATTCAGCTCCCATTCGAAGACTGGAATGGCAGAAAACAACCTCAGAG GGCCTAGAGGAATACTGCACGTTGATAGACAGTTCCTCGTCGTTCCGGGCCTACCGAGCGGCACTGGCAGACGTGGAGCCCCCATGTATACCATATCT GGGACTTATCCTCCAGGACTTAACCTTTGTCCATCTGGGCAACCCTGACCTCATCAACGGGAAGGTCAACTTCTCAAAGCGCTGGCAGCAGTTCAATATCCTGGACAGCATGAGGCGCTTCCAGCAAGT
- the LOC115199785 gene encoding rap guanine nucleotide exchange factor 1 isoform X5 gives MSGKIESKQDSQRSHLSSFTMKLMDKFHSPKIKRTPSKKVSKPPLEHSVKTAEKPANKGLSRLEEHEKDVVSALRYFKTIIDKMVVDKKVLEMLPGSASKVLEAILPLVQVEPRIQHSSAVSSCLNRVYQSLGNLIRWSDQVMLEGVNLEDKETIVTVTTVIKAVLDGVKELVKLTIEKQEHPSPTSPVKPVPPAALTESAAEPPAKEKESLDKSSATTQSTEVLTEPTEEEAEEVAPPKPPLPGVKMAEHHPPALPPKKRQSAPSPTRVAVVAPMSHATSGSGLPMGTSLHKQEYEVDALQRRLSGGSHSYGGESPRLSPCNSMGKLSKSDEQLSWTVDSGQCSRNTSCETLDTTDHYDPDYDFLHQDLSSLEQMPPLPVGGCLSPLPESHSESSSPSPCPGPGPPMAQPHFTPAYPSPQPSLQGSSTSPLYSRMTPALPPPALPEKKRRSGASSGLSDGSYSGSSWRVSFERHPSQYDNLMEEDMPPVPPFPLFTPGVSPMIMCHAGDGFVSEFCASETADVPQSPPPLPEKKSRHILKYMQFVEDYSEPQPSLFYQTPQSESIYEQRNKRFQEVYSFNDSYSSNDSVHEPVPPPALPPKQRQLDSSAIDDSLEDTASENPLCKDTCNDSRRQKSSEEGPSSEETDELSLIDHMEIMSRITLKQESDDGPDVRAGSGDILLVHATETDRKDLVLYCEAFLTTYRTFITPEDLIKKLHCRYTRFSHSPDTFKKRVSKNTFFVLVRVVDELCLVEMTEDILKQLMDLVFRLVCNGELSLARVLRKNILDKVEQRKLLRYTNSLKPLAARGVAARPGTLHDFRSHEIADQLTLLDAELFYKIEIPEVLLWAKEQNEEKSPNLTQFTEHFNNMSYWVRSIIILQEKAQDREKLLLKFIKIMKHLRKLNNFNSYLAILSALDSAPIRRLEWQKTTSEGLEEYCTLIDSSSSFRAYRAALADVEPPCIPYLGLILQDLTFVHLGNPDLINGKVNFSKRWQQFNILDSMRRFQQVHYDLKHNDDIVSFFNDFSDHLAEEALWELSLKIKPRNITRRKTEREEKT, from the exons acTCCCAACGCTCCCATTTGTCTTCCTTCACCATGAAGCTTATGGACAAGTTCCACTCTCCCAAAATCAAAAGGACGCCCTCAAAGAAAGTCAGTAAGCCACCTTTAGAACATAGCGTCAAGACTGCGGAGAAACCTGCTAACAAG GGTCTGAGTCGGTTAGAGGAGCATGAGAAAGACGTGGTCAGTGCCTTGCGTTACTTCAAGACCATCATTGACAAGATGGTGGTGGACAAGAAGGTGCTGGAGATGTTACCAGGGTCTGCCAGTAAGGTCCTGGAGGCCATCCTGCCTTTAGTCCAAGTGGAACCAAGGATCCAGCACAG TTCAGCGGTGTCATCTTGTCTTAACCGTGTGTACCAGAGCCTGGGCAATCTCATTCGCTGGTCCGACCAAGTCATGCTGGAGGGGGTCAACCTGGAAGATAAAGAAACCATCGTTACCGTCACCACTGTGATCAAGGCAGTGCTCGACGGTGTTAAG GAGCTGGTGAAACTGACCATAGAGAAACAGGAGCATCCCTCCCCTACGTCTCCTGTCAAACCAGTGCCACCAGCCGCCCTGACCGAGAG CGCTGCAGAGCCACCTGCCAAAGAGAAGGAGAGTCTGGACAAGAGTTCAGCCACAACCCAATCTACGGAAGTCCTGACTGAACCCACTGAGGAAGAAGCAGAGGAGGTGGCCCCTCCGAAACCCCCTCTCCCTGGTGTAAAGATGGCTGAACACCA tcctccagcTCTTCCTCCAAAGAAGCGCCAGTCGGCGCCCTCCCCCACTCGGGTGGCAGTGGTGGCCCCCATGAGCCACGCCACCAGTGGCTCCGGTCTTCCCATGGGCACCAGCCTCCACAAACAG GAGTACGAGGTGGACGCGTTGCAGCGGCGCCTCTCAGGGGGCAGCCATTCGTACGGAGGGGAGTCGCCGCGCCTGTCGCCCTGCAACAGCATGGGCAAGCTGAGCAAGTCGGACGAGCAGCTGTCCTGGACCGTGGACAGTGGACAGTGCTCACGCAACACCAGCTGTGAGACCCTGG ACACCACAGACCACTACGACCCGGACTACGACTTCCTGCACCAGGACCTGTCCAGCCTGGAACAGATGCCTCCCCTGCCGGTGGGGGGGTGCCTCAGCCCCCTGCCCGAGTCCCACAGCgagtcctcctctccttccccgtGCCCTGGCCCCGGCCCACCCATGGCCCAACCCCACTTCACCCCTGCCTACCCCTCCCCCCAGCCGTCCCTCCAGGGCTCCTCCACGTCCCCCCTCTACTCCCGCATGACTCCCGCATTGCCGCCCCCCGCCCTGCCAGAAAAGAAGCGCCGCAGCGGTGCCAGCTCGGGCCTCTCCGACGGCTCCTACTCGGGCTCCTCCTGGCGCGTCTCCTTCGAGCGTCATCCGTCCCAGTATGACAACCTCATGGAGGAGGACATGCCGCCTGTGCCCCCCTTCCCCCTGTTCACGCCTGGCGTCTCACCCATGATCATGTGCCACGCCGGCGATGGGTTTGTGTCTGAGTTCTGTGCCAGCGAGACGGCAGACGTCCCCCAGAGTCCACCCCCACTCCCCGAGAAGAAGAGCCGCCACA TACTGAAGTACATGCAGTTTGTGGAGGACTACTCGGAGCCCCAGCCCTCACTCTTCTACCAGACACCGCAGAGCGAGAGCATCTACGAGCAACGCAACAAGCGCTTCCAGGAAGTCTACAGCTTCAACGACTCGTATAGCAGCAATGACTCTGTTCATGAGCCCGTCCCACCCCCGGCACTGCCACCCAAACAGAGGCAGCTG GACTCATCCGCCATAGATGACTCACTGGAGGACACTGCCTCAGAGAACCCACTGTGCAAGGACACGTGCAATGACAG ccgaAGGCAAAAGTCCTCAGAAGAAGGGCCGAGTAGCGAGGAGACGGATGAACTTTCCCTCATCGATCACATGGAGATCATGTCCCGGATAACACTAAAGCAGGAG AGCGACGACGGTCCAGATGTCCGAGCCGGATCGGGGGATATTTTATTAGTCCACGCCACGGAAACAGACCGCAAAG ATCTTGTCTTGTACTGTGAGGCTTTCCTGACGACGTACAGAACGTTTATAACCCCCGAGGACCTCATCAAAAAGCTGCACTGCAG ATACACCAGATTTAGTCACAGCCCAGACACCTTCAAGAAGAGAGTCAGCAAAAACACCTTCTTCGTTCTGGTCCGTGTGGTGGACGAGCTGTG tctggtgGAGATGACGGAGGACATCCTGAAGCAGCTGATGGACCTGGTGTTCAGGCTGGTGTGTAACGGCGAGCTGAGCCTGGCCCGCGTGCTCCGCAAGAACATCCTGGACAAGGTGGAGCAGAGGAAGTTGCTACGCTACACCAACTCCCTTAAACCACTGGCCGCGCGAGGTGTCGCTGCCAG ACCAGGGACCCTGCATGATTTCCGCAGTCACGAGATTGCTGACCAGCTAACTCTCCTGGACGCGGAGCTCTTCTACAAAATTGAG ATCCCTGAGGTGTTGCTTTGGGCTAAGGAGCAGAACGAGGAAAAGAGTCCCAACCTCACACAATTCACAGAGCACTTTAACAACATGTCATACTG GGTACGCTCCATAATCATTCTGCAGGAGAAAGCCCAGGACCGAGAAAAGCTCCtccttaaattcatcaaaataatgaAG CACTTACGGAAGCTAAATAATTTCAACTCGTATTTGGCAATATTATCTGCCTTGGATTCAGCTCCCATTCGAAGACTGGAATGGCAGAAAACAACCTCAGAG GGCCTAGAGGAATACTGCACGTTGATAGACAGTTCCTCGTCGTTCCGGGCCTACCGAGCGGCACTGGCAGACGTGGAGCCCCCATGTATACCATATCT GGGACTTATCCTCCAGGACTTAACCTTTGTCCATCTGGGCAACCCTGACCTCATCAACGGGAAGGTCAACTTCTCAAAGCGCTGGCAGCAGTTCAATATCCTGGACAGCATGAGGCGCTTCCAGCAAGT